The following proteins come from a genomic window of Nocardiopsis sp. YSL2:
- a CDS encoding MerR family transcriptional regulator produces MRIGELSRRTGVSPRSLRYYEEQGLLASTRTTGGHREYSPLALERVDRIQCLFAAGLSSATIYELLPCIYAQERGDPAPDLLDNLCEERTRIAASIGQLERSLAALDEVIDRARPSPTTALGARTAR; encoded by the coding sequence ATGCGGATCGGCGAGCTCTCCCGGCGCACGGGCGTCAGTCCTCGTTCGCTGCGCTACTACGAGGAGCAGGGCCTGCTGGCCTCCACCCGCACGACGGGCGGACACCGCGAGTACAGCCCGCTCGCGCTGGAGCGCGTCGACCGCATCCAGTGCCTGTTCGCCGCCGGGCTCAGCAGCGCCACCATCTACGAACTCCTGCCCTGCATCTACGCCCAGGAGCGCGGTGACCCCGCGCCGGACCTCCTCGACAACCTGTGTGAGGAGCGCACGCGCATCGCCGCCTCCATCGGCCAGCTGGAGCGCAGCCTGGCCGCCCTCGACGAGGTGATCGACAGGGCCCGCCCGTCGCCCACCACCGCCCTGGGGGCGCGTACCGCGAGGTGA
- a CDS encoding TetR/AcrR family transcriptional regulator — translation MAESTAPGSTPTRRAPDPRRRSERARTAILDAASALMGEVGFAKMTMEGIAARAGVGKQTIYRWWPSKAAVVLDVFQREAGGEPEPLPDTGDLAADLRTVLRATVDEYNTPETDRISRAFTAEVQHDEDFARMVTEDLLRPHMRAYRDRLRSAREAGEISPEADLDVAVELLTGPLHHRWLLRTAPLTHDYVDVLVDMALRALRP, via the coding sequence ATGGCAGAGAGCACCGCACCCGGCAGTACGCCGACCCGTCGAGCCCCCGACCCCCGGCGCCGGAGCGAGCGCGCGCGCACGGCGATCCTCGACGCCGCGTCCGCCCTGATGGGCGAGGTCGGATTCGCGAAGATGACGATGGAGGGCATCGCCGCCCGGGCCGGCGTCGGCAAGCAGACCATCTACCGGTGGTGGCCGTCCAAGGCCGCCGTGGTGCTCGACGTGTTCCAGCGGGAGGCGGGCGGCGAGCCGGAGCCCCTGCCCGACACCGGCGACCTGGCCGCCGACCTGCGCACCGTGCTGCGCGCCACCGTGGACGAGTACAACACTCCCGAGACGGACCGGATCAGCCGGGCGTTCACCGCCGAGGTCCAGCACGACGAGGACTTCGCCCGGATGGTCACGGAGGACCTGCTGCGCCCCCACATGAGGGCCTACCGGGATCGGCTGCGGAGCGCGCGCGAGGCCGGGGAGATCTCCCCGGAGGCCGACCTCGACGTCGCGGTGGAACTGCTCACGGGTCCGCTGCACCACCGGTGGCTGCTGCGCACCGCGCCGCTCACCCACGACTACGTCGACGTGCTCGTCGACATGGCGCTGCGCGCCCTGCGCCCCTGA
- the recR gene encoding recombination mediator RecR, protein MYEGAVQNLIDELGRLPGVGPKSAQRIAFHLLSAEHADVKRLVNALVEVKEKVRFCSVCGNVAEDEQCRICRDARRDTAVICVVEESKDVVAIERTREFRGRYHVLGGAISPIEGVGPDDLRVKELMTRLADGHVTELILATDPNLEGEATATYLARLVKPMGLKVTRLASGLPVGGDLEYADEVTLGRAFEGRRSLEF, encoded by the coding sequence ATGTACGAAGGCGCGGTGCAGAATCTGATCGACGAGCTGGGGCGACTGCCCGGCGTCGGTCCGAAAAGCGCGCAACGCATCGCCTTCCACCTGCTGTCCGCGGAGCACGCGGACGTCAAGCGCCTGGTGAACGCGCTCGTCGAGGTCAAGGAGAAGGTTCGCTTCTGCTCGGTGTGCGGCAACGTCGCCGAGGACGAGCAGTGCCGGATCTGCCGTGACGCGCGCCGCGACACCGCGGTCATCTGCGTGGTCGAGGAGTCCAAGGACGTCGTCGCCATCGAGCGGACCCGCGAGTTCCGGGGGCGCTACCACGTCCTCGGCGGCGCCATCAGCCCCATCGAGGGTGTCGGCCCCGACGACCTGCGGGTCAAGGAGCTCATGACGCGACTGGCCGACGGCCACGTGACGGAGCTCATCCTGGCGACCGACCCCAACCTGGAAGGGGAGGCCACCGCGACCTACCTGGCGCGGCTGGTCAAACCGATGGGCCTGAAAGTGACCCGGTTGGCGAGCGGACTCCCCGTGGGCGGGGACCTCGAGTACGCCGACGAGGTCACCCTGGGTCGCGCCTTCGAAGGCCGTCGCAGCCTCGAGTTCTAG
- a CDS encoding DNA polymerase III subunit gamma and tau — translation MSIALYRKYRPATFGEVRGQEHVTDPLRQALRSGRINHAYLFSGPRGCGKTTSARILARSLNCAEGPTPDPCGVCDSCVALAPDGGGSIDVIEIDAASHGGVDDARDLRERAFFSPVASRYKIYIIDEAHMVTREGFNALLKLVEEPPPHLKFVFATTEPEKVIGTIRSRTHHYPFRLIPPSTLKDLFEDLLKEEGIAYDPAALPLVVRAGAGSARDGLSVLDQLIAGSGEDGITREGAVSLLGYTDSSLLGAMVDALGARDGAAVFGLIDRVVEGGHDPRRFTTDLLERVRDLVILAAVPDALDKGLINVASEAAEQMKQQASRMGPAELTRAADILNQGLTEMRGATAPRLLLELMCSRILLPGTDGDQGVALLARLEQMERRIASGAIAPAAQPAAPAPAAPAPAAPAPAAPAALAAPAVAAVDSGPAPSEDPREQTPAPASAVPAAPAPERPEPAPARPRTDPAPGPRPEASGEPAGWSDPPRSRAAEPSSRAAAQPQAAPSNGALDLGRIQSAWSQILEAVKGRRRFTWMVLSGSDVRPVGLEGNAVLLGFSRPNEAKGFTNSGSDQVVAAAIQQVLGVEVRVAPSGGNGGNGGGAPARRPEPAARPAEPTGWDTPAAPAPQAAPEPPPAPAPQAAPEPPPAPAAERAAAPEPAPRPAPAGEPAPAQAPPPAAGPPADRIVTGLTEPPPDPYEDAAAAPPPEFSPPETQDAPSRPAAPERRPDPEPGRRSEPSAAAARPSASGGSPARPAAASGGPSLIESELGGRVIEEITHEAPDV, via the coding sequence GTGAGCATCGCGCTGTACCGCAAGTACCGGCCCGCGACATTCGGTGAGGTGCGCGGTCAGGAACACGTGACCGACCCGCTGCGCCAGGCGCTGCGCAGCGGCCGGATCAACCACGCCTACCTCTTCAGCGGCCCGCGCGGCTGCGGCAAGACGACGAGCGCGCGCATCCTCGCCCGGTCGCTGAACTGCGCCGAGGGCCCCACTCCGGACCCCTGCGGCGTCTGCGACTCCTGTGTCGCCCTGGCCCCCGACGGCGGCGGCAGCATCGACGTCATCGAGATCGACGCCGCGTCCCACGGTGGTGTGGACGACGCCCGCGACCTGCGCGAACGCGCGTTCTTCTCGCCGGTCGCCTCCCGGTACAAGATCTACATCATCGACGAGGCGCACATGGTGACCCGCGAGGGTTTCAACGCGCTGCTCAAACTCGTCGAGGAGCCGCCGCCGCACCTGAAGTTCGTGTTCGCCACCACCGAGCCCGAGAAGGTCATCGGCACGATCCGTTCGCGGACCCACCACTACCCCTTCCGGCTCATCCCGCCGAGCACGCTCAAGGACCTGTTCGAGGACCTCCTCAAGGAGGAGGGGATCGCCTACGACCCCGCCGCGCTGCCGCTCGTGGTGCGCGCCGGAGCCGGGTCCGCGCGTGACGGGCTGTCGGTCCTGGACCAGCTCATCGCCGGCTCGGGGGAGGACGGCATCACACGCGAGGGCGCCGTCTCGCTGCTCGGCTACACCGACTCCAGCCTGCTCGGCGCGATGGTCGACGCCCTGGGCGCCCGGGACGGCGCCGCCGTGTTCGGCCTCATCGACCGCGTGGTCGAGGGCGGCCACGACCCCCGCCGCTTCACCACCGACCTCCTGGAGCGCGTCCGCGACCTGGTCATCCTCGCGGCCGTGCCCGACGCCCTGGACAAGGGCCTGATCAACGTCGCCTCCGAGGCGGCGGAGCAGATGAAGCAGCAGGCCTCCCGGATGGGCCCCGCCGAGCTCACACGGGCGGCGGACATCCTCAACCAGGGGCTGACCGAGATGCGCGGCGCGACGGCGCCACGGCTCCTGCTGGAACTGATGTGCTCGCGCATCCTGCTGCCGGGTACCGACGGCGACCAGGGTGTCGCGCTGCTGGCGCGCCTGGAGCAGATGGAGCGCCGTATCGCCTCCGGCGCGATCGCGCCCGCGGCCCAGCCCGCGGCTCCCGCTCCCGCGGCTCCCGCTCCCGCGGCTCCCGCTCCCGCCGCTCCCGCCGCTCTCGCCGCTCCCGCCGTCGCGGCGGTCGACTCCGGGCCCGCTCCCTCCGAGGACCCGCGCGAGCAGACCCCTGCTCCGGCGTCCGCCGTGCCCGCCGCACCGGCCCCCGAGCGACCGGAACCGGCTCCCGCGCGGCCCCGGACCGATCCGGCTCCGGGGCCCCGGCCCGAGGCGTCCGGTGAGCCCGCCGGATGGTCGGACCCGCCCCGCTCCCGCGCCGCGGAACCGTCGTCGCGTGCCGCCGCCCAGCCCCAGGCCGCCCCCTCGAACGGTGCCCTGGACCTCGGCCGGATCCAGTCGGCGTGGAGCCAGATCCTGGAGGCCGTCAAGGGTCGGCGCCGCTTCACCTGGATGGTGCTCTCCGGCAGCGACGTACGACCGGTCGGCCTCGAGGGCAACGCGGTCCTGCTGGGCTTCTCGCGGCCCAACGAGGCCAAGGGCTTCACCAACAGCGGCAGCGACCAGGTCGTCGCCGCCGCGATCCAGCAGGTCCTCGGCGTGGAGGTCCGCGTGGCCCCCTCCGGAGGCAACGGCGGGAACGGAGGCGGCGCCCCCGCGCGCCGGCCCGAGCCCGCCGCGCGGCCCGCCGAACCCACCGGCTGGGACACCCCCGCCGCGCCCGCGCCCCAGGCCGCCCCGGAACCGCCTCCCGCGCCCGCGCCCCAGGCCGCCCCGGAACCGCCTCCCGCGCCCGCGGCCGAGCGCGCCGCCGCTCCGGAACCGGCTCCGCGCCCGGCGCCCGCGGGCGAGCCCGCCCCCGCCCAGGCTCCCCCGCCGGCGGCCGGTCCGCCCGCGGACCGCATCGTGACCGGACTGACGGAACCGCCGCCCGACCCCTACGAGGACGCCGCGGCCGCACCGCCGCCGGAGTTCTCTCCGCCCGAAACCCAGGACGCGCCGTCCCGGCCCGCCGCCCCCGAGCGGCGGCCGGATCCCGAGCCCGGACGGCGCTCCGAGCCGTCGGCGGCCGCGGCGCGTCCCAGCGCGTCCGGGGGTTCCCCTGCACGCCCCGCCGCCGCGTCGGGCGGGCCCTCGCTCATCGAGTCGGAGCTGGGCGGGCGCGTGATCGAGGAGATCACGCACGAGGCCCCCGACGTCTGA
- a CDS encoding YbaB/EbfC family nucleoid-associated protein, whose translation MDMQALLQQAQQMQQQLVEAQEALDEAEVEGTSGGGLVKVKLSGRGQVEDITVDPKAVDPSDAEETAQTVADLVLAAIRDAEAQVERLQQEKMGPLAEGLGGGGMPGMPGGGGMPGLPGF comes from the coding sequence ATGGACATGCAGGCCCTGCTCCAGCAGGCCCAGCAGATGCAGCAGCAGCTCGTGGAGGCCCAGGAGGCCCTGGACGAGGCGGAGGTCGAAGGCACCTCGGGCGGCGGCCTGGTCAAGGTCAAGCTGAGCGGGCGCGGGCAGGTCGAGGACATCACCGTCGACCCCAAGGCGGTCGACCCCAGTGACGCCGAGGAGACGGCGCAGACCGTGGCGGACCTGGTCCTGGCGGCCATCCGCGACGCAGAGGCCCAGGTCGAGCGGCTCCAGCAGGAGAAGATGGGCCCGCTCGCCGAAGGACTGGGCGGCGGCGGCATGCCCGGCATGCCCGGCGGTGGCGGGATGCCGGGACTCCCCGGCTTCTAG
- a CDS encoding rRNA adenine N-6-methyltransferase family protein codes for MTARERHSALIEAMIADGTLTDAALIDAFRSVPRHAFIPESGALTAQGAALNATGNPERWLAAVYTDNAVATRVEDPGPARRADPAPRQGMPAPRAPERDPDAATSCSSAPTVLARLLDLADLAPGQEVLEVGAGTGWNTALLAHLLGDDAVTSVEIDPRLAEAARRALRNWRHTPAVHAADGYEGYPPGAPYDRILSTCGVRRVPPAWLEQVRPNGLVVCPWGLLEGAGVLTRVEVPPTGTAVGRFHAGVGFLPLRVPGPPYPPVRDSGQQPDEYRLTQTDPVAPLMSFPSAFALSVMVGDWRVRRRWIGTGSGMWVCDHAGTSWVRVYPYGTSWMIEQGGPRSIWDEFEEALEEWSRLGEPEPGRFGLVVEPDGSHRVWLDEPERRSWPV; via the coding sequence TTGACCGCCAGAGAACGCCACTCGGCACTGATCGAGGCGATGATCGCGGACGGCACGCTGACCGACGCCGCGCTCATCGACGCCTTCCGCTCGGTCCCCCGACACGCGTTCATCCCCGAGTCCGGCGCCCTGACCGCTCAGGGCGCCGCGCTGAACGCGACCGGCAACCCCGAGCGCTGGCTGGCGGCCGTGTACACCGACAACGCCGTCGCCACCCGTGTCGAGGACCCCGGGCCCGCACGGCGGGCGGATCCCGCCCCTCGCCAGGGCATGCCCGCGCCGAGGGCGCCCGAACGCGACCCCGACGCGGCCACGTCGTGCAGTTCCGCGCCCACCGTCCTGGCCCGCCTCCTGGACCTTGCCGACCTGGCCCCCGGGCAGGAGGTCCTGGAGGTCGGCGCCGGCACAGGATGGAACACCGCCCTGCTCGCGCACCTGCTGGGGGACGACGCCGTCACGTCCGTGGAGATCGACCCGCGGTTGGCGGAGGCCGCGCGCCGCGCGTTGCGGAACTGGCGGCACACGCCCGCCGTCCACGCGGCCGACGGCTACGAGGGGTACCCGCCCGGCGCCCCCTATGACCGGATCCTGTCCACCTGCGGCGTGCGCCGGGTGCCGCCCGCCTGGCTCGAACAGGTCCGGCCGAACGGGCTGGTGGTGTGCCCGTGGGGGCTTCTGGAGGGGGCGGGCGTCCTGACCAGGGTCGAGGTACCTCCGACCGGGACCGCGGTGGGCCGCTTCCACGCGGGTGTGGGATTCCTGCCGCTGCGGGTCCCCGGCCCGCCGTACCCGCCGGTCCGGGACTCGGGGCAGCAGCCCGACGAGTACCGCCTCACCCAGACCGATCCGGTGGCGCCGCTGATGTCCTTCCCGTCGGCGTTCGCGCTGTCGGTGATGGTGGGCGACTGGCGGGTCCGACGGCGCTGGATCGGCACGGGGTCCGGCATGTGGGTGTGCGACCACGCCGGGACGTCGTGGGTCCGTGTCTACCCCTACGGCACGTCGTGGATGATCGAGCAGGGCGGACCGAGGAGTATCTGGGACGAGTTCGAGGAGGCCCTGGAGGAGTGGTCCCGGCTGGGCGAGCCGGAGCCGGGCCGCTTCGGCCTGGTGGTGGAGCCCGACGGCTCGCACCGGGTGTGGCTGGACGAGCCCGAGCGCAGGTCCTGGCCGGTGTGA
- a CDS encoding aspartate kinase, which produces MALIVQKYGGSSVADAEAIKRVAQRIVAQKKAGYDVVVVVSAMGDTTDELLDLAEQVSPMPPARELDMLVTAGERMSMALVAMAIENLGYEARSFTGSQAGVITTSLHGNAKIIDVTPGRIQEAVDEGAICIVAGFQGVSQDTKDITSLGRGGSDTTAVALAAALKADACEIYSDVDGVFTADPRIVPSARRIPKVSYEEMLEMAACGTKILHLRCVEYARRYNIPLHVRSSFSQKPGTWVVSEVEESEGMEQPIISGVSHDRSEAKITVVGVPDKVGEAATIFKALADAEINIDMIVQNVSAVSTSRTDISFTVPKESGKTAISSLKRVQEKVGFESLRYDDKIGKVSLIGAGMRSYPGVTARFFDSVAGSGTNIEMISTSEIRISVIVEEDQIDAAVQAAHSEFQLDSDQVEAVVYGGTGR; this is translated from the coding sequence GTGGCCCTAATCGTGCAGAAGTACGGTGGGTCTTCCGTGGCAGACGCGGAAGCCATCAAGCGAGTAGCCCAGAGGATCGTCGCTCAGAAAAAGGCGGGATATGACGTCGTCGTCGTGGTCTCTGCCATGGGCGATACCACTGACGAACTGTTGGACCTGGCCGAACAGGTCTCCCCGATGCCGCCCGCCCGTGAGCTCGACATGCTCGTCACCGCCGGTGAGCGCATGTCCATGGCGCTCGTCGCGATGGCCATCGAGAACCTCGGTTACGAGGCACGCTCCTTCACCGGCTCCCAGGCCGGTGTGATCACCACGTCGTTGCACGGCAACGCCAAGATCATCGACGTGACGCCGGGGCGCATCCAGGAGGCCGTGGACGAGGGTGCGATCTGCATCGTCGCCGGTTTCCAGGGTGTCTCCCAGGACACCAAGGACATCACCTCGCTGGGTCGCGGCGGCTCGGACACCACGGCCGTGGCGCTCGCCGCCGCACTGAAGGCCGACGCCTGCGAGATCTACAGCGACGTCGACGGTGTGTTCACCGCCGACCCGCGCATCGTGCCGAGCGCGCGCCGGATCCCCAAGGTCTCCTACGAGGAGATGCTGGAGATGGCCGCCTGCGGGACCAAGATCCTGCACCTGCGCTGTGTCGAGTACGCGCGCCGCTACAACATCCCGCTGCACGTCCGCTCGTCGTTCAGCCAGAAGCCCGGTACCTGGGTCGTTTCGGAAGTCGAGGAAAGCGAAGGCATGGAACAGCCGATCATCTCCGGAGTCTCCCACGACCGGAGCGAAGCCAAGATCACCGTCGTCGGTGTGCCCGACAAGGTCGGTGAGGCCGCGACGATCTTCAAGGCGCTCGCGGACGCCGAGATCAACATCGACATGATCGTGCAGAACGTGTCGGCGGTCTCCACCTCCCGCACCGACATCTCCTTCACCGTGCCGAAGGAGTCCGGCAAGACGGCCATCTCCTCCCTCAAGCGGGTGCAGGAGAAGGTCGGGTTCGAGTCCCTGCGCTACGACGACAAGATCGGCAAGGTCTCGCTGATCGGCGCCGGCATGCGCTCCTACCCCGGCGTCACCGCCCGCTTCTTCGACTCGGTCGCCGGTTCCGGCACCAACATCGAGATGATCTCCACCTCGGAGATCCGCATCTCGGTCATCGTCGAGGAAGACCAGATCGACGCGGCCGTGCAGGCCGCCCACAGCGAGTTCCAGCTCGACTCCGACCAGGTCGAGGCTGTCGTCTACGGAGGTACCGGCCGATGA
- a CDS encoding alkene reductase, with translation MTTTSAESAAPNTPADASGLLLTPYALPSLTLPNRVVMAPMTRMRADRNAVPTPLMATYYAQRAGAGLIVSEGVSPSVTGQQYLTQPGLYTDEQVDAWRQVTDAVHEAGGRMFAQIMHAGRNAHPANRHDGGVPLAPSAVSRTDLVHTLDGKVAPVAPRAMTRAEVRAAVAEHADAAAAAVRAGFDGVEIHGANSYLPHQFLADNTNLRTDEYGGGPTGRIRFAVEVVEAVADAVGAERVGLRIAPGNPEFEMVERDPAPVYRALLAAIDPFGLAYLHVTDDPVYPALDDLRPRWSGTLVGNTGEHEETTPRSAARLVADGRADLVSVGRPFIANPDAVERVAAGIAWEPIREKDFHYTSGPRGYVDYPRSDGTPTLPAGASTSEKNKE, from the coding sequence ATGACGACGACAAGCGCCGAGAGCGCCGCCCCGAACACCCCCGCCGACGCCTCCGGCCTCCTCCTCACCCCGTACGCACTGCCCTCCCTGACCCTGCCCAACCGGGTCGTGATGGCGCCCATGACGCGCATGCGCGCCGACCGGAACGCCGTCCCCACCCCGCTCATGGCGACCTACTACGCCCAGCGCGCCGGCGCCGGGCTCATCGTCTCCGAGGGCGTCTCCCCCAGCGTGACCGGACAGCAGTACCTCACCCAGCCCGGCCTGTACACGGACGAGCAGGTCGACGCCTGGCGGCAGGTCACCGACGCCGTCCACGAGGCGGGTGGGCGCATGTTCGCCCAGATCATGCACGCGGGACGCAACGCCCACCCGGCCAACCGCCACGACGGCGGGGTTCCGCTGGCGCCGTCGGCCGTGTCCCGGACCGATCTGGTGCACACCCTCGACGGCAAGGTCGCACCGGTCGCACCCCGCGCGATGACCCGTGCCGAGGTGCGCGCCGCCGTGGCCGAGCACGCCGACGCCGCCGCCGCGGCGGTCCGCGCCGGGTTCGACGGCGTCGAGATCCACGGCGCCAACAGCTACCTGCCGCACCAGTTCCTCGCCGACAACACCAACCTGCGCACCGACGAGTACGGCGGCGGGCCCACCGGCCGGATCCGGTTCGCGGTGGAGGTCGTCGAGGCGGTGGCCGACGCCGTCGGGGCCGAGCGCGTGGGCCTGCGGATCGCACCCGGCAACCCGGAGTTCGAGATGGTCGAGCGTGACCCCGCCCCCGTCTACCGGGCGCTGCTCGCCGCGATCGACCCCTTCGGCCTGGCCTACCTCCACGTCACCGACGACCCCGTCTACCCGGCCCTGGACGACCTGCGCCCGCGCTGGAGCGGGACGCTCGTCGGCAACACCGGTGAGCACGAGGAGACCACGCCGCGGAGCGCCGCCCGGCTGGTCGCGGACGGCCGAGCCGACCTGGTCTCGGTGGGCCGCCCCTTCATCGCCAACCCCGACGCGGTGGAGCGCGTCGCCGCCGGAATCGCCTGGGAACCGATCAGGGAGAAGGACTTCCACTACACCTCGGGCCCCCGGGGATACGTCGACTACCCTCGGAGTGACGGGACACCGACCCTCCCGGCAGGTGCTTCCACCAGCGAAAAGAACAAAGAGTAG
- a CDS encoding DUF2252 domain-containing protein — MYDFHDATDHSPARRAFIVDTLESAFADLMSSDPSAFRVKFRKMAANPFAFYRGSAALFYADVAGMPDPWSDERTSRVWIQGDLHAENFGTYMDSTGRLVFDVNDFDEAYLGHFTWDVLRLAASIALLGWQKALSDDDIGGLVARCVRSYADQVRRFATEGGDSEFSLKLDNTDGTVHDVLQNARLNSRAAMLTSMTERHGYDRRFREGPRVRRLSDEERDKVLAAYEGYLNTIPDDLRFDARNYSVKDVVGSGGFGIGSAGLPAYSLLIEGLSEAWDNDVVLSVKQGNVAAPSRVVTDQHIMASFEHHGHRTAVSQRALQAHADPLLGHTEIDGTGFVVSEVSPYTNDLDWNRLTEPSEIAPVLDYLGRATAKAHCVSDSHADSTLVDWEIEEAVLAVLDGREDEFVTWCTDFAHAYASQTRADHSLFVDAFRNNAIRGVRSSRA, encoded by the coding sequence ATGTACGACTTCCACGACGCCACAGACCACTCCCCCGCGCGCCGGGCGTTCATCGTGGACACCCTGGAGTCCGCCTTCGCCGACCTGATGTCGAGCGACCCGTCCGCCTTCCGCGTGAAGTTCCGCAAGATGGCGGCCAACCCGTTCGCCTTCTACCGGGGCAGCGCCGCGCTGTTCTACGCCGACGTCGCCGGCATGCCCGACCCGTGGTCCGACGAGCGCACCTCGCGTGTGTGGATCCAGGGCGACCTGCACGCGGAGAACTTCGGCACGTACATGGACTCGACCGGCCGGCTGGTCTTCGACGTCAACGACTTCGACGAGGCCTACCTCGGCCACTTCACCTGGGACGTGCTGCGCCTGGCCGCCAGCATCGCCCTGCTCGGCTGGCAGAAGGCCCTGTCCGACGACGATATCGGCGGCCTCGTGGCGCGCTGCGTGCGCTCCTACGCCGACCAGGTCCGCCGGTTCGCGACCGAGGGCGGCGACTCCGAGTTCTCCCTCAAGCTGGACAACACCGACGGCACCGTGCACGACGTGCTCCAGAACGCGCGGCTCAACAGCCGCGCCGCGATGCTCACGTCCATGACGGAGCGCCACGGGTACGACCGCCGGTTCCGCGAGGGGCCGCGGGTGCGCCGCCTGTCCGACGAGGAGCGCGACAAGGTCCTGGCCGCCTACGAGGGCTACCTGAACACCATCCCCGACGACCTGCGGTTCGACGCCCGCAACTACTCCGTCAAGGACGTGGTCGGCAGCGGCGGCTTCGGTATCGGCTCCGCGGGCCTGCCCGCCTACAGCCTGCTCATTGAGGGCCTGTCCGAGGCCTGGGACAACGACGTCGTCCTGTCGGTCAAGCAGGGCAACGTGGCCGCGCCGTCCCGGGTGGTGACCGACCAGCACATCATGGCGTCCTTCGAGCACCACGGGCACCGCACCGCGGTCTCCCAGCGCGCGCTGCAGGCCCACGCGGACCCGCTGCTGGGCCACACGGAGATCGACGGCACCGGCTTCGTGGTCAGCGAGGTCTCGCCGTACACCAACGACCTCGACTGGAACCGGCTCACAGAGCCCTCCGAGATCGCCCCCGTCCTGGACTACCTGGGCCGCGCGACCGCCAAGGCGCACTGCGTGTCCGACTCGCACGCGGACTCCACCCTGGTGGACTGGGAGATCGAGGAGGCCGTCCTGGCGGTGCTCGACGGCCGCGAGGACGAGTTCGTCACCTGGTGCACGGACTTCGCGCACGCCTACGCCTCCCAGACCAGGGCGGACCACTCGCTGTTCGTGGACGCCTTCCGCAACAACGCCATCCGCGGCGTCCGGTCCAGCCGCGCCTGA
- a CDS encoding DUF6243 family protein: MARNSDNLLGMGGQRNTVSRSALRGTSGGTKGGPSDEARERKQELLRKLREKNSSAEPGQGEDGKGRE; encoded by the coding sequence GTGGCCAGGAACAGCGACAACCTTCTGGGCATGGGCGGGCAGCGCAACACGGTCTCCCGATCCGCCCTGCGCGGTACCAGCGGCGGAACCAAGGGCGGCCCCAGCGACGAGGCCCGTGAGCGCAAGCAGGAACTCCTGCGCAAGCTCCGTGAGAAGAACAGCTCCGCCGAACCCGGTCAGGGAGAGGACGGAAAGGGTCGGGAATGA